The following proteins are co-located in the Nocardia bhagyanarayanae genome:
- a CDS encoding ABC transporter permease — MTTTTERTEVTPSTEGPSLLQRLAVRPEIGAALGALLVFVFFSLITDRFLSPLGIATWLDDASTLGIMAVAVALLMIGGEFDLSAGVMTASTALVTALLAVHAGWNVWFALLASLVFALTVGAFNGWVVMRTGLPSFIVTLGTFLALQGLNLGVTRLVTDTVQVSGVRAADGYQSAGWVFASTLNIGDARIQASVVWWIVLTAIASIILVRTKFGNWIFAVGGSLPSARAVGVPADRTKILLFMGTAFAGWVVGSCNILRFASVQANQGVGLELHYIIAAVVGGCLLTGGFGSAIGAAIGALIFGMARQGIVFARWDSDWFMLFLGVLLLAAVLVNNRFQKRAERVRR; from the coding sequence ATGACCACGACGACCGAACGCACCGAGGTCACGCCCAGCACCGAAGGACCGAGCCTGCTCCAGCGCCTGGCGGTGCGACCGGAGATCGGAGCCGCCCTCGGCGCGCTGCTGGTGTTCGTCTTCTTCTCGCTGATCACCGACCGCTTCCTCAGCCCGCTCGGGATCGCGACCTGGCTGGACGACGCGTCCACGCTCGGCATCATGGCGGTCGCGGTGGCGCTGCTGATGATCGGCGGCGAATTCGACCTGTCGGCGGGCGTGATGACCGCGTCGACCGCGCTCGTCACCGCACTGCTCGCGGTGCACGCGGGGTGGAACGTCTGGTTCGCGCTGCTGGCCTCGCTGGTGTTCGCGCTGACCGTGGGCGCGTTCAACGGCTGGGTCGTGATGCGCACGGGGCTACCGAGTTTCATCGTCACCCTCGGCACATTCCTTGCGCTGCAAGGGCTCAACCTCGGCGTCACCCGCTTGGTCACCGACACGGTGCAGGTGTCGGGCGTGCGGGCCGCGGACGGCTACCAGTCGGCGGGCTGGGTGTTCGCGTCCACGTTGAACATCGGCGACGCGCGCATCCAGGCTTCGGTGGTGTGGTGGATCGTGCTCACCGCGATCGCCTCGATCATCCTGGTGCGCACCAAGTTCGGCAATTGGATCTTCGCGGTCGGCGGCTCGCTGCCCAGCGCGCGGGCGGTGGGTGTCCCGGCGGACCGGACGAAGATCCTGCTGTTCATGGGGACCGCGTTCGCGGGTTGGGTGGTCGGCTCCTGCAACATCCTGCGTTTCGCGAGCGTGCAGGCCAACCAGGGCGTCGGGCTCGAACTGCACTACATCATCGCGGCCGTGGTCGGCGGCTGCCTGCTCACCGGCGGCTTCGGCTCGGCGATCGGCGCCGCCATCGGCGCGCTCATCTTCGGCATGGCGCGCCAGGGCATCGTTTTCGCGCGCTGGGACAGCGACTGGTTCATGCTGTTCCTCGGCGTGCTGCTGCTGGCCGCGGTGCTGGTGAACAACCGATTCCAGAAGCGAGCGGAAAGGGTGCGCCGATGA
- a CDS encoding LacI family DNA-binding transcriptional regulator encodes MARPTMEDVAARAGVSRALVSLVMRDSPKVSAHRRRAVLEAARDLGYQPHIMARSLASRTSNIVGVLVSDLRNAFFADVVEGMDAAAQRSGLELILNTGRRSAARERTALESLLSFRPGGIILLSPVLPAAAIRQAAQQVPVVLVSRGSTIAGVDTVNDDGELGGALAVDHLVSLGHSRIVHLDGGAAFTAAARRRGYRTAMARHGLEPMVISSEHTDSAGIAGVRKLLKIFSPCDFPTALVCGNDFNAVGAMSALEEAGLRVPEDVSVVGYDNTSLAALRHIALTTIDQPRVRMGGLAVEALAERLRGDRTDPVRRRLEPELVVRGTTAAPS; translated from the coding sequence ATGGCGCGACCGACGATGGAGGACGTCGCCGCCCGCGCGGGTGTTTCCCGTGCGCTGGTCTCCCTCGTCATGCGGGATTCGCCCAAGGTCAGCGCGCACCGGCGCCGCGCCGTGCTGGAGGCCGCGCGGGACCTGGGCTATCAGCCGCACATCATGGCCAGATCGCTGGCCAGCCGGACCTCCAATATCGTCGGCGTCCTCGTCTCGGATCTGCGCAACGCCTTCTTCGCCGACGTGGTGGAGGGCATGGACGCCGCCGCCCAGCGCTCCGGGCTGGAACTGATCCTGAACACCGGCCGCCGCAGCGCCGCCCGCGAGCGCACCGCGCTGGAGAGCCTGCTGTCGTTCCGGCCCGGCGGGATCATCCTGCTCTCCCCCGTACTGCCCGCGGCGGCGATTCGGCAAGCGGCGCAGCAGGTTCCGGTCGTGCTGGTCTCACGCGGCTCCACGATCGCCGGCGTAGACACCGTCAACGACGACGGTGAACTCGGCGGGGCACTGGCCGTCGATCATCTTGTCTCGTTGGGCCACAGCCGAATCGTGCACCTCGACGGCGGCGCCGCGTTCACGGCGGCCGCCCGTCGCCGCGGCTACCGCACCGCGATGGCGCGACACGGCCTGGAGCCGATGGTGATCTCCAGCGAGCACACCGACTCGGCGGGCATCGCCGGCGTGCGCAAGCTGCTGAAGATCTTCTCCCCCTGCGACTTTCCCACCGCGCTGGTCTGCGGCAACGACTTCAACGCGGTCGGCGCCATGTCGGCGCTCGAGGAAGCCGGATTGCGTGTGCCGGAAGACGTCTCGGTCGTCGGCTACGACAACACCTCGCTCGCCGCGCTGCGCCACATCGCGCTCACCACCATCGACCAGCCGCGCGTCCGGATGGGCGGGCTGGCCGTGGAAGCGCTCGCCGAACGGCTGCGCGGCGACCGCACCGACCCCGTCCGCCGCAGACTCGAACCCGAGCTCGTCGTCCGCGGCACCACCGCCGCGCCCAGCTGA
- a CDS encoding dihydrofolate reductase family protein: MTATYTFDVFSTLDGFASYGADGDWGGYWGKQGPELLDHRLALYGEAQRMVFGAETFRQFVQMTAASAEYSEMYDPWVTRMRNLPATVVSTTTMEEPLDWPDATVVEGDAVDVVARLKDESDVPLRSHGSLSMNRSLMAAGLVDRVQVTIFPVITGRTGVEPIFQGAADFDLELIELRTLDGNIQELVYRPTLHV; encoded by the coding sequence ATGACCGCCACTTACACCTTCGACGTCTTTTCCACCCTCGACGGCTTCGCCTCGTATGGTGCCGATGGTGACTGGGGCGGCTACTGGGGCAAACAAGGTCCCGAGCTGCTCGACCACCGTCTCGCCCTGTACGGCGAGGCGCAGCGGATGGTGTTCGGGGCCGAGACGTTTCGGCAGTTCGTGCAAATGACGGCCGCTAGCGCCGAGTATTCCGAAATGTACGACCCGTGGGTCACCCGGATGCGGAACCTGCCGGCAACGGTGGTGTCGACCACCACAATGGAAGAACCCCTCGACTGGCCGGACGCGACCGTCGTCGAGGGCGACGCCGTCGACGTCGTGGCCCGGCTCAAGGACGAGTCGGACGTGCCGTTGCGCTCGCACGGCAGCCTGTCGATGAACCGGTCGTTGATGGCCGCTGGTCTGGTGGACCGCGTCCAGGTGACGATCTTTCCGGTGATCACAGGCCGAACCGGGGTGGAACCGATTTTCCAGGGTGCGGCCGACTTCGACCTCGAGCTGATCGAGCTACGGACGCTCGACGGCAACATCCAAGAGCTCGTCTACCGGCCCACCCTGCACGTCTGA
- the iolC gene encoding 5-dehydro-2-deoxygluconokinase, giving the protein MTGSAGAGTIEALTIGRVGVDLYPEQSGVPLAEVRSFAKSLGGTATNVAVAAARLGRRSAVLTKVGTDGFGAYVRAALTEFGVAADYVGTAPNLLTPVVFCELNPPADPPLLFYRAPIAPDLALTPEDVPWDLVDAVPLLWVTGTGVSAQPARGTQRAILERRARRGHTVLDLDYRPMFWPDEATARAEIGWMLDHVNVVVGNRTEVGIAVGTTDPDAAADRLLARGIRLAVIKRGAEGVLVATAGERWTVPPCEVAVVCGLGAGDGFGGALIHGLLSDWDPHRIGVYANAAGALVASRLACADAMPTAAEIEELLCR; this is encoded by the coding sequence GTGACCGGGTCCGCGGGGGCGGGCACGATCGAGGCGCTGACCATCGGCCGCGTCGGCGTCGACCTGTATCCGGAGCAGAGCGGCGTCCCCCTCGCGGAGGTGCGGTCCTTCGCGAAATCGTTGGGCGGCACGGCGACCAACGTCGCGGTGGCCGCCGCGCGCCTCGGCCGTCGCTCGGCGGTGCTCACCAAAGTCGGCACGGACGGCTTCGGCGCGTACGTGCGCGCGGCGCTGACCGAGTTCGGTGTCGCCGCGGACTATGTCGGCACCGCGCCGAATCTGCTGACGCCGGTGGTCTTCTGCGAGCTGAACCCGCCCGCCGATCCGCCGCTGCTCTTCTACCGCGCCCCGATCGCGCCGGACCTCGCCCTGACACCCGAGGACGTGCCGTGGGATCTGGTCGACGCCGTGCCGCTGCTGTGGGTCACCGGCACCGGCGTCAGCGCCCAACCCGCGCGCGGCACCCAGCGCGCGATTCTGGAGCGCCGCGCCAGACGCGGGCACACGGTCCTCGATCTGGACTATCGGCCGATGTTCTGGCCGGACGAGGCGACCGCGCGCGCCGAGATCGGCTGGATGCTCGACCACGTGAACGTCGTCGTGGGTAACCGCACCGAGGTCGGCATCGCGGTCGGCACGACCGATCCCGACGCGGCGGCCGATCGGCTGCTGGCGCGCGGCATCCGGCTCGCGGTGATCAAGCGCGGCGCCGAGGGCGTGCTCGTGGCCACCGCAGGCGAGCGCTGGACCGTACCGCCGTGCGAGGTGGCGGTGGTGTGCGGGCTCGGTGCGGGCGACGGCTTCGGCGGCGCGCTGATCCACGGGCTGCTCTCCGACTGGGACCCGCACCGCATCGGCGTCTACGCCAACGCGGCGGGCGCGCTGGTCGCGTCCCGGCTGGCCTGCGCGGACGCCATGCCGACGGCCGCGGAGATCGAGGAGCTGCTGTGCCGATGA
- a CDS encoding sugar ABC transporter substrate-binding protein yields MFRRSAEVAAIQRFSLRAAMSLAAVAALAACSGPGADVVGTTQSPVAAGEFESVAVVTHGSAGDAFWNVVKNGAEAAGKELGVAVQYNSSGDPGQQAKLIDNAVAQGVDGLVVSMANPEALRPSVERAVAAGIPVVTINSGEGESAKYGAFAHVGQSEGLAGQAAGRRLADAGRKKLLCVIHEAGNIGATQRCDGATRAFGNGATLQVDINNPTDAQSRIKGALEADRSIDAVLTLNSQVAARAVDAVRESRSAATVATFDLNTDVVEAIRAGALLFAVDQQQYEQGYLPIVLLELYRANLNTVGGGAPVQTGPGFVDADNVEAVATLVAQGTR; encoded by the coding sequence ATGTTCAGACGAAGCGCCGAAGTCGCTGCTATCCAAAGATTCTCGTTGCGCGCGGCCATGTCGCTGGCGGCCGTCGCGGCGCTGGCCGCCTGTAGCGGACCCGGCGCGGACGTCGTCGGCACCACCCAATCACCCGTCGCCGCAGGCGAATTCGAGTCCGTCGCCGTGGTCACCCACGGCAGCGCGGGCGACGCCTTCTGGAACGTCGTCAAGAACGGCGCCGAAGCCGCGGGCAAGGAACTCGGCGTCGCCGTGCAGTACAACTCCTCGGGAGATCCGGGCCAGCAGGCGAAGCTGATCGACAACGCGGTGGCACAGGGCGTGGACGGTCTGGTGGTCTCGATGGCCAACCCGGAGGCGCTGCGGCCCTCGGTGGAGCGCGCGGTCGCTGCCGGAATCCCGGTGGTCACCATCAACTCGGGGGAGGGCGAGAGCGCGAAATACGGCGCGTTCGCGCACGTCGGGCAGAGCGAGGGCCTCGCGGGCCAGGCGGCGGGCAGGCGGCTGGCCGACGCCGGACGCAAGAAACTGCTGTGCGTCATCCACGAGGCGGGCAATATCGGCGCCACCCAGCGCTGCGACGGCGCGACCCGCGCCTTCGGCAACGGCGCGACGCTCCAGGTGGACATCAACAACCCCACCGACGCTCAATCCCGGATCAAAGGCGCGCTGGAGGCCGACCGCTCGATCGATGCCGTGCTGACGCTGAACTCCCAGGTCGCCGCCCGCGCTGTGGACGCGGTGCGCGAATCGAGATCCGCCGCCACGGTGGCTACCTTCGACCTGAACACCGACGTGGTGGAGGCCATCCGGGCGGGCGCGCTGCTGTTCGCGGTCGATCAGCAGCAGTACGAACAGGGCTATCTGCCGATCGTGTTGCTCGAGCTGTATCGCGCGAATCTGAACACGGTCGGCGGCGGTGCGCCGGTGCAGACGGGCCCCGGCTTCGTGGACGCCGACAACGTCGAGGCCGTCGCCACGCTCGTCGCCCAGGGCACCCGGTGA
- a CDS encoding TIM barrel protein, translated as MTEPLYPLRIAAAPISWGVCEVPGWGHVLEAGTVLAEMARLGITATELGPPGYLPDDPAVLRALLDGFGIRAVGGFLALPLHRAPEDALAAAQRAAALFAATGAEILVLAAATGLDGYDARPELDSAEWRTLLDTAAAVRDLAAEHGLRTVLHPHVGTHVETEAEVERFLADSDLDLCLDTGHLLLGGTDPVDLARRYPHRIGHVHLKDVRAELAAEVRSGAIEYSEAVRRGLYAPLGRGDIDIAALVRAVREAGYRGWYVIEQDTALRPTDTETSASRDAQHSLRYLADLGVASASARR; from the coding sequence ATGACCGAACCTCTCTACCCGCTACGCATCGCGGCCGCGCCGATTTCCTGGGGCGTGTGCGAAGTCCCCGGCTGGGGCCACGTGCTGGAGGCGGGGACCGTGCTGGCCGAGATGGCTCGGCTGGGCATCACCGCGACCGAACTGGGCCCACCCGGCTACCTCCCGGACGACCCTGCGGTGCTGCGCGCATTGCTCGATGGCTTCGGCATCCGCGCCGTTGGCGGGTTCCTCGCCCTGCCGCTGCACCGTGCGCCGGAGGACGCGCTGGCCGCCGCGCAACGGGCGGCCGCGCTCTTCGCCGCCACCGGCGCGGAGATCCTGGTGCTGGCCGCCGCCACCGGCTTGGACGGCTACGACGCGCGGCCCGAACTCGACAGCGCCGAGTGGCGAACCCTGCTGGACACCGCCGCGGCCGTCCGCGACCTCGCGGCGGAGCACGGCCTGCGCACCGTGCTGCACCCGCACGTCGGCACGCACGTGGAGACGGAGGCCGAGGTCGAACGGTTCCTGGCGGACTCCGACCTCGATCTCTGCCTCGACACCGGCCATCTGCTGCTCGGGGGAACCGACCCGGTCGACCTGGCCCGCCGATACCCGCACCGCATCGGACACGTCCACCTCAAAGACGTGCGCGCCGAACTCGCCGCCGAAGTGCGCAGCGGCGCAATCGAATACAGCGAGGCGGTGCGACGGGGTCTCTACGCACCACTCGGCCGGGGGGACATCGATATCGCGGCACTCGTGCGCGCGGTCCGCGAGGCGGGCTACCGCGGCTGGTACGTCATCGAGCAGGACACCGCCCTGCGACCGACCGATACCGAGACCTCGGCCAGCCGCGACGCGCAACACAGTCTTCGCTACCTCGCCGATCTCGGCGTCGCATCGGCGTCGGCGCGACGGTAG
- the iolB gene encoding 5-deoxy-glucuronate isomerase — protein MTLHRPAGTLADDRDPVRLTAEDAGWRYTGLRVIELAPGETRTLSTGEYEAFVLPLSGSCVVRADALVLELRGRESVFTRVTDFAYVPRDADVALSSAGGAVLAMPMAKCGRRLSPKYGPAEEVPVEVRGAGRATRQVNNFGVPGVWAHADKLNACELITPDGNWSSYPPHKHDEASACEVVNEEIYYFRIAGRDGVTPSREGFGMHRTYTAEVDENVAVRDGDVFLVPRGYHGPCVAAPGYPMYYLNVLAGPAPERSMAFCDDPAHAWVRDGWTGEQPDPRCPVTGPEGRSSWN, from the coding sequence ATGACACTGCATCGTCCGGCCGGGACACTGGCCGACGACCGAGATCCGGTCCGGCTCACCGCCGAGGACGCCGGATGGCGCTATACCGGCCTGCGCGTGATCGAGCTCGCGCCGGGCGAGACCAGAACCCTGTCCACCGGCGAGTACGAGGCGTTCGTGCTGCCGCTGTCCGGCTCCTGCGTCGTCCGGGCCGACGCGCTCGTTCTCGAATTGCGCGGCCGGGAGTCGGTTTTCACCCGAGTGACCGACTTCGCGTACGTACCGCGCGACGCCGACGTGGCGTTGTCCAGCGCCGGGGGAGCGGTGCTCGCCATGCCGATGGCCAAATGCGGGCGGCGGCTCTCGCCGAAATATGGTCCGGCCGAAGAGGTTCCGGTCGAGGTGCGAGGCGCGGGCCGGGCGACACGGCAGGTCAACAACTTCGGCGTGCCCGGCGTCTGGGCGCACGCGGACAAGCTCAACGCCTGCGAGCTGATCACGCCGGACGGCAACTGGTCGTCGTACCCGCCGCACAAGCACGACGAGGCGAGCGCGTGCGAGGTGGTCAACGAGGAGATCTACTACTTCCGCATCGCGGGTCGCGACGGCGTCACCCCGTCCCGCGAGGGTTTCGGCATGCACCGCACCTACACCGCCGAGGTCGACGAGAACGTCGCGGTGCGCGACGGCGACGTGTTCCTGGTGCCGCGCGGTTATCACGGTCCGTGCGTCGCCGCGCCCGGCTACCCGATGTACTACCTCAACGTGCTGGCCGGTCCGGCGCCCGAGCGGTCGATGGCCTTCTGCGACGATCCGGCGCACGCCTGGGTCCGGGACGGCTGGACGGGGGAGCAGCCCGACCCGCGCTGCCCGGTCACCGGCCCGGAAGGACGGTCGTCATGGAACTGA
- a CDS encoding ATP-binding cassette domain-containing protein, which produces MIAPLIETIEIGKSYGGVVALRDVSTVVRAGEVTCVLGDNGAGKSTLIKILAGVHRHDRGELRVEGERVRFDSPRAALDRGIATVYQDLAVVPLMSVWRNFVLGFEPTTGYGPFRLLDRRAGREIARKALADMGIEIEDMEQPVGTLSGGQRQCVAIARAVHRGAKVLILDEPTAALGVKQAGVVLKYVVQARERGLGVVLITHNPHHAYPVGDRFLLLERGAVLGSYEKSEIDLAELTRQMAGGAELDALQHELARVIGS; this is translated from the coding sequence ATGATCGCTCCCCTGATCGAGACGATCGAGATCGGCAAGAGTTACGGTGGCGTCGTCGCGCTGCGCGACGTGTCGACGGTGGTGCGGGCGGGCGAGGTCACCTGTGTGCTCGGCGACAACGGCGCGGGCAAATCCACGCTCATCAAGATCCTCGCCGGTGTGCACCGGCACGACCGAGGCGAATTGCGCGTCGAGGGCGAGCGGGTCCGATTCGATTCGCCGCGTGCGGCATTGGATCGCGGCATCGCGACGGTGTACCAGGACCTCGCCGTGGTGCCGTTGATGAGCGTCTGGCGCAACTTCGTGCTCGGTTTCGAGCCCACGACCGGATACGGGCCTTTCCGGCTGCTCGATCGGAGAGCCGGGCGCGAGATCGCGCGAAAGGCACTGGCCGACATGGGTATCGAGATCGAGGACATGGAACAGCCGGTCGGCACCCTGTCCGGCGGACAGCGGCAGTGTGTCGCGATCGCCAGGGCGGTGCATCGCGGTGCCAAGGTGCTGATCCTCGACGAGCCGACCGCCGCATTGGGCGTGAAACAGGCCGGGGTGGTGCTGAAATACGTGGTGCAGGCGCGCGAACGCGGGCTCGGCGTCGTCCTCATCACACACAATCCGCACCACGCCTACCCCGTCGGTGACCGCTTCCTGCTGCTCGAGCGCGGCGCGGTGCTCGGCTCCTACGAGAAGTCCGAGATCGACCTGGCCGAGCTGACCAGGCAGATGGCGGGCGGAGCCGAACTCGACGCGCTGCAACACGAATTGGCGCGGGTGATCGGCTCGTGA
- a CDS encoding Cgl0159 family (beta/alpha)8-fold protein has protein sequence MNPAPHLTDDRWAELLRVRATDPAAVERAYAKRIRRSALLSERETLFLVAADHPARGALGVGSDRTAMADRRTLLERLLIALADPAVDGVLGSPDVVEELLLLDALDDKVVIGSMNRGGLAGAEWEIDDRFTGYDADALVRYRLDGGKMLLRLVDSDPGTVPTLHACAQAVSELAAHGLMAMVEPLPYHRDASGALVMSKDAPSLARAITVASGLGVTSAYTWLKIPAPEDSSVLDATTLPVVVLGGVPSGDPAADLAAWGGALHHDVVRGLVVGRTLLYPPDGDVAAAVDAAARMLKQSR, from the coding sequence ATGAACCCCGCTCCGCACCTGACCGACGACCGCTGGGCCGAGCTGCTGCGAGTTCGCGCGACGGACCCGGCCGCCGTCGAACGGGCCTACGCCAAGCGGATTCGACGGTCCGCCCTGCTCTCGGAGCGCGAGACCCTGTTCCTGGTGGCCGCCGACCATCCCGCGCGCGGCGCGCTCGGCGTCGGTTCGGACCGCACGGCGATGGCCGACCGGCGCACCCTGCTGGAACGGTTGCTGATCGCGCTGGCCGATCCGGCGGTGGACGGCGTGCTCGGATCGCCGGACGTGGTCGAGGAGCTGTTGTTGCTCGACGCGCTGGACGACAAGGTGGTGATCGGCTCGATGAACCGCGGCGGCCTGGCTGGCGCCGAGTGGGAGATCGACGACCGGTTCACCGGCTACGACGCCGACGCCCTTGTCCGCTATCGCCTCGACGGCGGCAAAATGCTTCTCCGCCTCGTCGATTCGGATCCCGGCACAGTGCCCACCCTGCACGCCTGCGCGCAGGCGGTGTCCGAGCTCGCCGCGCACGGGCTGATGGCGATGGTGGAACCGCTGCCGTACCACCGCGACGCGTCCGGCGCGCTGGTGATGAGCAAGGACGCGCCCTCGCTCGCGCGGGCCATCACCGTCGCCTCGGGCCTCGGCGTCACCTCCGCCTACACCTGGCTGAAAATCCCCGCACCCGAGGACAGTTCGGTGCTGGACGCCACGACGCTGCCGGTGGTCGTGCTCGGCGGCGTGCCTTCCGGTGACCCGGCCGCGGACCTGGCCGCCTGGGGCGGTGCGCTGCACCACGACGTGGTGCGCGGCCTGGTGGTCGGGCGCACCTTGCTCTACCCGCCGGACGGCGATGTCGCCGCCGCTGTCGACGCGGCGGCTCGGATGCTGAAGCAGTCCCGATGA
- a CDS encoding DNA cytosine methyltransferase, whose protein sequence is MSPPKIVSLFSGAGGLDLGYHQTGFPIVFAVDSSPAAIKTHQRNFPQTTSITADLVKLGPAGVLHHLEGLLRPHEPIGVIGGPPCQGFSRANSGSAANDPRNRLPLLYLEIVEALQKKYRVQFVLFENVLGIRDTKHSIAFRGILAKFDDIGLKPGVDEYSALDFGVAQTRNRVIISGFSNPAVAAGFTPTKITGKDLTVRGAIGSLPQPAYFSRDLKPEDIPHHPNHWTMRPLSKRFADPEGATNAGRSFRRLAWDRPSPTVAYGHREIHVHPDGNRRLSIFESMLLQGFPPDFVLEGTLSAQVEQVSNAVPPPLARALAEATARALVTAADSPFSGMLTA, encoded by the coding sequence TTGTCACCGCCAAAGATCGTAAGCCTGTTCTCCGGGGCCGGCGGGCTGGACTTGGGCTATCACCAGACTGGCTTTCCGATCGTGTTCGCGGTCGACAGTTCGCCGGCCGCCATCAAGACGCATCAGCGCAACTTCCCGCAGACCACCTCCATCACAGCCGATCTCGTTAAGCTAGGGCCCGCGGGAGTACTTCACCACCTTGAAGGACTTCTAAGGCCGCACGAACCGATAGGCGTCATCGGAGGACCTCCGTGCCAGGGGTTCTCTCGTGCCAATAGCGGATCAGCCGCCAACGATCCACGTAATAGGCTGCCGCTGCTTTACTTAGAGATCGTTGAAGCGCTCCAGAAGAAGTATCGGGTCCAGTTCGTGCTCTTCGAAAATGTCCTAGGTATCCGTGACACAAAGCATTCCATTGCCTTTAGAGGCATCTTGGCGAAGTTCGATGATATCGGGCTGAAGCCGGGTGTCGACGAGTACTCGGCTCTCGACTTCGGGGTTGCCCAGACACGGAACCGCGTTATCATTTCGGGCTTCTCCAACCCGGCTGTCGCAGCTGGTTTTACGCCCACCAAAATCACTGGGAAAGATCTTACTGTGCGTGGCGCAATCGGATCACTACCTCAACCCGCTTACTTCTCCCGGGATCTGAAACCAGAGGATATTCCCCACCACCCGAACCACTGGACGATGCGCCCGTTATCAAAGCGGTTCGCCGATCCTGAGGGCGCGACAAACGCGGGGAGAAGCTTTCGCCGCTTGGCCTGGGACAGGCCCAGTCCGACAGTCGCTTACGGCCACCGCGAGATACACGTGCATCCTGACGGAAACCGACGCTTGAGTATCTTCGAGTCGATGTTACTTCAAGGATTTCCTCCGGATTTTGTACTTGAAGGGACGCTTTCTGCACAAGTCGAGCAGGTATCCAACGCTGTACCGCCCCCGCTGGCAAGGGCTCTCGCGGAGGCGACGGCGAGAGCCCTTGTAACGGCCGCAGATTCACCCTTTAGCGGTATGCTGACTGCTTGA
- a CDS encoding Gfo/Idh/MocA family protein: MSSTVTLGLAGVGRIGTAHAETLHGLPGVDRVVVADIDTTRAHATAAKLGVEAVPDIETLLAADLTGLVVATATDSHPALIAAAVDRGIPVFCEKPVATDIDGTLAVLDRVRSSAVPVQIGFQRRFDAGYRAARAAVASGELGWLHTLRATTLDPAPPPADYIPRSGGLFRDCGVHDFDIIRWVSGREITEVYARGANLGDEFFTAAGDIDTAAVVLTLDDGTLATVNLGRYNGAGYDVRLEVLGSRGNAIVGLDDRAPLRSVEPDHPASPYPAYPGFMERFRRAYTEELTTFVSVATGTAPSPCTVADALEAFYIAEACELSRAERRPVMLAEVRR; this comes from the coding sequence ATGAGCAGCACCGTCACGCTAGGCCTCGCGGGCGTCGGCCGCATCGGCACGGCGCACGCCGAAACCCTGCACGGACTCCCCGGCGTCGATCGCGTCGTGGTCGCCGACATCGACACCACCCGCGCGCACGCCACCGCCGCCAAACTCGGCGTCGAGGCCGTACCCGACATCGAGACCCTCCTTGCCGCCGACCTCACCGGACTCGTCGTCGCCACCGCGACCGATTCCCACCCCGCGCTGATCGCGGCCGCCGTCGACCGCGGCATCCCGGTCTTCTGCGAGAAACCGGTCGCCACCGACATCGACGGCACGCTTGCCGTGCTGGACCGTGTGCGCAGCAGCGCCGTTCCCGTACAGATCGGCTTCCAACGACGCTTCGACGCCGGTTACCGCGCCGCCCGCGCGGCCGTCGCCAGCGGCGAACTCGGCTGGCTGCACACCCTGCGGGCCACCACGCTGGACCCGGCGCCGCCGCCCGCCGACTACATCCCGCGCTCCGGCGGCCTGTTCCGCGATTGCGGCGTCCACGATTTCGACATCATCCGCTGGGTCAGCGGCCGCGAAATCACCGAGGTCTACGCCCGCGGCGCCAACCTCGGCGACGAATTCTTCACCGCCGCAGGCGATATCGATACCGCCGCCGTCGTGCTAACCCTCGACGACGGCACCCTCGCGACCGTCAACCTCGGCCGCTACAACGGCGCCGGCTACGACGTCCGCCTCGAGGTGCTCGGCTCCCGAGGCAACGCCATCGTCGGCCTGGACGACCGCGCCCCACTCCGCTCCGTCGAACCCGACCACCCCGCCTCCCCCTACCCCGCCTACCCCGGCTTCATGGAACGGTTCCGCCGCGCCTACACCGAGGAACTCACCACCTTCGTCTCCGTCGCCACCGGAACCGCACCCAGCCCCTGCACCGTCGCCGACGCCCTCGAAGCCTTCTACATCGCCGAAGCCTGCGAACTCTCCCGCGCCGAGCGTCGACCGGTCATGCTGGCCGAAGTCCGCCGCTGA